The Sebastes fasciatus isolate fSebFas1 chromosome 13, fSebFas1.pri, whole genome shotgun sequence genome includes a region encoding these proteins:
- the LOC141781251 gene encoding small ubiquitin-related modifier 2-like, which translates to MADEKPKEAVKTESNEHINLKVAGQEGSIVQFKIKRHTPLIKLMKAYCDRQGLSMRQIRFRFDGQPINETDTPSQLEMEDEDTIDVFQQQTGGLI; encoded by the exons GAAGCCGTCAAGACAGAAAGCAACGAACACATAAACCTGAAGGTAGCAGGTCAGGAGGGATCGATAGTGCAGTTCAAGATCAAAAGACACACGCCGCTCATCAAACTCATGAAGGCCTACTGCGACAGACAG GGACTGTCTATGAGGCAAATCAGGTTCAGATTTGATGGACAGCCGATAAATGAGACAGACACACCGTCACAG TTGGAAATGGAAGACGAAGATACGATTGACGTGTTTCAACAACAGACGGGAGGCCTCATTTAA
- the LOC141781252 gene encoding uncharacterized protein LOC141781252 isoform X2, with protein sequence MSAIWLKLISILCLSCSALSRPVSSGVVWRDLGGSITIQCRPPGTDQEYLSLKKGLSEELEVFYRDGASKKNNVADEFVDRLQIHGVFPNMDILIKNLTSDDTGPYWCLYKKFDPTTHQRVNSVGNGSVLLVVRDKLQQCDDQSGDQLILVSLVICSAVLFGIIIVFLIWIVRKTKTYTTKKPRRVPNNEVYEDMRGTIRR encoded by the exons ATGTCTGCCATCTGGTTAAAGCTCATCTccatcctctgtctctcctgctcCGCCCTGAGTCGCCCAG tgaGCAGTGGAGTGGTATGGAGAGATCTTGGAGGATCCATCACTATCCAGTGCAGACCTCCTGGAACAGACCAAGAGTACCTGTCTCTGAAGAAGGGTCTCAGTGAGGAGCTGGAAGTTTTCTACAGAGATGGCGcctcaaaaaaaaacaacgttgcCGACGAATTCGTCGACAGACTTCAGATACATGGAGTATTCCCCAACATGGACATCCTCATCAAGAACTTGACCTCTGACGACACGGGACCGTACTGGTGCCTGTACAAGAAGTTTGACCCGACGACTCATCAACGCGTAAACAGTGTTGGCAACGGGTCCGTGCTCCTGGTGGTGAGAG ATAAACTGCAGCAGTGTGACGATCAATCTGGGGACCAACTGATCCTGGTGTCTCTTGTGATCTGTTctgctgtgctgtttggcatcatcaTCGTCTTCCTCATATGGATCGTCCGCAAG ACCAAGACGTACACCACAAAGAAACCGAGACGCGTCCCCAACAACGAGGTTTATGAGGACATGCGTGGAACAATCAGACGCTGA
- the LOC141781252 gene encoding uncharacterized protein LOC141781252 isoform X1, with product MSAVWLKLISILCLSGTALSGPVSSGVVWRDLGGSITIQCRPPGTDQEYLSLKKGLSEELEVFYRDGASKKNNVADEFVDRLQIHGVFPNMDILIKNLTSDDTGPYWCLYKKFDPTTHQRVNSVGNGSVLLVVRDKLQQCDDQSGDQLILVSLVICSAVLFGIIIVFLIWIVRKTKTYTTKKPRRVPNNEVYEDMRGTIRR from the exons ATGTCTGCTGTCTGGTTAAAGCTCATCTCCATCCTCTGTCTCTCCGGGACCGCCCTGAGCGGCCCAG tgaGCAGTGGAGTGGTATGGAGAGATCTTGGAGGATCCATCACTATCCAGTGCAGACCTCCTGGAACAGACCAAGAGTACCTGTCTCTGAAGAAGGGTCTCAGTGAGGAGCTGGAAGTTTTCTACAGAGATGGCGcctcaaaaaaaaacaacgttgcCGACGAATTCGTCGACAGACTTCAGATACATGGAGTATTCCCCAACATGGACATCCTCATCAAGAACTTGACCTCTGACGACACGGGACCGTACTGGTGCCTGTACAAGAAGTTTGACCCGACGACTCATCAACGCGTAAACAGTGTTGGCAACGGGTCCGTGCTCCTGGTGGTGAGAG ATAAACTGCAGCAGTGTGACGATCAATCTGGGGACCAACTGATCCTGGTGTCTCTTGTGATCTGTTctgctgtgctgtttggcatcatcaTCGTCTTCCTCATATGGATCGTCCGCAAG ACCAAGACGTACACCACAAAGAAACCGAGACGCGTCCCCAACAACGAGGTTTATGAGGACATGCGTGGAACAATCAGACGCTGA